The Salvia splendens isolate huo1 unplaced genomic scaffold, SspV2 ctg729, whole genome shotgun sequence nucleotide sequence TTACCACATAATCCACTGAGCATTAGCGCATGAACAACAGAGACAACTGTCAAGACATAAGCAAAAACCCACACCTCCCACTGTTCGACAGCATAGGCATCTAATTCCTCTGTACTGGAAGCCTCACAGTGACGTTTGACGGCATTGTTCCCTAGTGAAACTCCACTGTGGATCCAAAGAGTCTACCATGTTCAGAATTTATCTAAGCATAAAACAAAGGCAGTTCGTTTAAAACTTTAAAAGCTTACCCATGCAGTATGTGCTTCTGGAGATCCGCTGAAATGGCGGATTAAATTGGTAAGTAGCTTCTTTCTTCCTGCCACAGGACCGGAAAAAAAGAAATCCAAATAATGGTTGAGGATGATCGAAGCTAAGTTAAATAATATATGATCTGAAGCCAAGGCACTTCTAGAATCTAACTAGTTaagtataaaattgaaaataacaaTGAGAACATATCTACATTACCGTTCAACAGTTTCAGTCAGGACTCTCAGCTGAATGAGCCTGTCTATAGCTACTTTATGCTTCGAGGCACCGTCAGCAAGAATCCATTCTTCCAGCCACTTTGCTGATACTGGACCCTCTATATACAGAAGCAGCAGCACATACTTTTTTGCTAGTGGAGGCAAAGATCTGAGTGGAAGAGTAGGAAAAATCAATATCAATAGTAAAATCCGCAGAACCATGACATCttaagaaataattaataacaGAATGAATATAGCTAATCACATCAAAATCTGCTGCTGCACAATGTTGCAACACAGCCACAATAATAACAAATCttatactaaaacaaaaacctCTATTGTTGGCATTATTAAACCTTTATAGACCAAAACCCatggaaaatgaaaattttaaatctgTTGTCACTATTACTTACAAGGAGAATTAACAGACTGAAAAAGTTAATCAATGAGCTCAAACATAAAAGACTCAATCAACCAAAGCAGTCACAAATAATTCCAGGAAAAAGACATGCAAGTTGGGCATGCATGTGACACAACCTATGTATAGAAATGAATTTGGGATCTCATGGAACAACAGCAAGGCTTTAGACCAAAGGTGGTAGACATGTCACATTGGAAATAGTCTTTGAAAGTTCAATGGTTAAAAATGTTCAAACAAGatttaaaatcagaaaacaaccTTGATTCTTTTTGAAGGCTAGTAGAGTTTGCAAGGGATTGAAAAGTTTTCAGAAAAGGTTAGATTTGCATCCTCTCTCCACCCCTCCCTCTCTTACCCATGCTCTATTCTCCATTAAAAGCATTAGTATCAACTTCAATATGGTCATCTATCAAACATATTTGAATAGCACCAACAATTCTAGTTGGGAAAGACTTTAGGTGGCATGCTAAGGGGTTCTGGTATTTGGGCTTGTTGGGAAAGGATGTCAAGAGGGGTTTTTGTGTTCAGGATTTTGGATACATTAGGGAATGTACAATTCAACTCTCTTGTCACATGACTAACTGACATTAGTCTTTGAGACAACCTAggaacaaataaacaatttgaCAGTCGGAGGTTAGGGGAAATTTCTATGGTTCCAGCCCCGACTACTGTAATTAATTCCCCATTTGTGGTTCTAATGTAGGTTTTAGTCACTTCCCCAAAATCACTAAAATCAAATTTTTCTGGAGTCATAGTATCTGTAGCATCACAATTAAAGATCCAACCCTTCCTATCAATATTATCGGTATTTTGCACAGAAAAAGCAGTGGAAATATTCATCGAAGGTGCAAAACGGTTTTGAGTTAAAATCTGGGGGTGTAATTCGGATTTTCGGATGTCCTGTGGGGCAATTTCACAATTATGCATATCTGGGGATTTCATTTTAGGAGGACGGGGTATCAAGTTTAAATCATGCATATCTGGGGGGACCATTCTGCAAAATGTGAAATAACTTAGGATTTGATCCAAGatcaaaccctttacctcccGAGTGAACGTCGCCGCCATTCCATTTCTGCGGCTCCGTCACTCCAGCCCTCTCCATGAAATTTCTGACTCGAACCCCTCTGAtaccgccgccaccaccactcCCACCGTTGACATCTGGGTAAAAGGCGTTCAGCTGGTTTGCCCCTCCGTCTCGGTGTTGATTTTGGGCGCTGTTCTGTTTCTGCCTTATCTCTCCGATCCCGACGGCGGCAAGCTTTGATTGAGCTCTCGCTTTCTGCCGTTCATCCCACCATTCTGGATATCCCACCCGAAGAAAGCAGGTCTCCCTCGTGTGTTTGTTCTTGCCGCAGTGAGAACACCACAGCTTGCTTTTGTCGATTTTGCCTCCGGTTTGGTGACTGCTTCCGGTAGGCGGCGGTCGCGGTGGTCCGTTCCTGTTTCTTGGTCGGTCTTCCTACGCCGGAGTCTTCGGAGGCTTTAGGGGATGCCGGTGGCATGATTTTTAATTGAGCCGCCTCCCTCTGGACCCTCCCGTAAGCCTCTTCGACTGAGGGATATGGCTTCTCCTTGAGGATATCCCTTCGGATTGTGTCATACTCTGGATTCAGCCCGGTAAGGAAGTTGAATAGCCTGGTCGTGTTTGAGAATTCCCTGAATTGCTTAACTCCCTTGTCACAGCAGTCGACTGGCTGTTTTGGGCATCGATCCACATTAATCCACAGTCCGTGGATTCGCCGATAGTAAGTTTCAAGATCCAGGCTTCCTTGCCCGAGTGCAATCGCCTTATCCTCCAGATCGTATATGAGGTATGGGTCCCTCTTGCCTTCAAAGGTTCCGTCGAGATTATCCCATATGGCTTTCGAGCTTTGGTGATGGGCGAAGTCGGCGATGATGTCGTTTTCGATGTTGTCGACGATCTACGAGAACACCACGAGATCAGTTTCCTCCCAATCGGCATATCTGTGACTCTCTGGTTACGGTGGCTGATCTTTGATGTGCGAGTATCCTCCTCTGCTCCCTATTGCGACTTTCATTAGTCGCGCCCACAAAGGATAGTTTTTTCCATTCAATTTGAATGCAACAGTAACATTCTTGCTTGTCTTCAACTTTGAAGGCTTAATTTTTGGTTTGGTATCTCCTTCTGAATCTGACATGTTTCTTGTGCAGGGATTGGTTTTTCTGATAGGGTTGGTTTTTCTGATTTGGTTTTGGTCTCTTGACCGAGATATGGTATGAGCACGactatgatgaaatttttctaagCGGGATCTTTCTCTGCTCTGACGCCATGAAGAAACGATTGGGAGAAGATTTCATATATTTACTTTATGAATATCACACAATATGTTACATTGTTATATAGGCATAGAATATGCATATATGGTAAACCTAGATTATGGAGATCCTATTCTATCTTTGGTAATAGATCAATTTACAATCAATCCCATTATTCTCGGTATCTTCCAACACATATGGATCTCAAAAAACAACATCGTCTTAAGATTCAACAAATATGAAATCGAACATATTAAGCAGATATAGTGTGTAAGAATATAACCTCAAGATAGCTTCGCATATGAATGAATTTTCATACAGCTTGTCAAGTTTCACCGGAGGCAAGGATGCCACCATATCCATAAAGTTTCTAGCCACAATCCTCACTTGCGGCATCTTGTCTGACCAATGTAATTCTCCTACTTGAGCTTATATATctgtatatgtagatgacaaAGAGAATTGCTTGCAACGATTTCTCTACTTCAAATTCAATCCAACAATGACTGTCTTCCACAATCACAGTCTATGTCCAATTCATGTAATCAAAATCTGAACAATGACCACAAAAACACTCAAGCTTAATATACTGCTGCATAACAGTCTATTTTGATAAGAGATTCATCAAAATAAACCTAATTGAGAGCAAGCTGTTTACCATTAAAAcatgtcatttttaattaaaaatactttTATGGAAATTAATTTCACATTTATAACACCAGTCAAAAACGCTAAACATCTACTGATAAGTAGGAATTGTAGGTTAGTGAACGAAAACAATTCATGAAGCTTGTACAATAGATTGAGAAAGCACCTGATAACTTGAGAAATTAGAAAAGACATTTGACAGAGGGAAAATAGTCGGTGGCCGGAGGCGGAGATGGCGGCGAGGCAGATTAGGTGGGGGTGGAGTTGCAGAGACGGGAGTGTATAATACGGTTTCTTTCTTTTGctcgatttaattaatttcaagtATAAACGCGTAAGCATAATGCGTTTTTCAAAAGCGTGTAAACGGCCCAATCACAAGTAACATAAAAAGCCCAGTATAAAACCCTTCCACTCTCATTTCATTTCGCGAAGCAGAAATCCGCCATTGCTGAAAGACCTAAAGCTTCTCTGCTGAAGAACGTCTCAGCTGAAAAAAATGGGAAGCCGACTGGGGAGAAGAGTTGTGAACTTCGCGAATCTTCCAATCAAACTTCTCATGCCCTCATCTTTTACTAACATTACTGAAATTGCGCTGAAGACAATCCCCTCAGCTTCTAAGGTATCTAATTCCAACTCTAAACAATGGGAAAATCGTTTCTCAAACTGATATTTCTATCAATTTTTCGCAGATCGAGATTAAGAGGGTCCTGGAGTCGTTGTACGGATTCGAGGTGGAGAAAGTGCAGACGCTTAATATGGAGGGGAAAAAGAAGAAATACGGCGGGATAGTGATCGCGAGGCCTGATTACAAGAAGGCTTACGTCACGCTTCGGAGCCCCCTATCGATCAATCCGGAACTTTTCCCAATTCCGGTTGTcgaggaggagaggaagaggaagacgaAGCAGTCGAAATTGAGCATTGTTGAAGATCCGGAAGCTGTGAAGAAGTCGCACTGGCTCGACTCTGCGCGGGATAATCGGAGGTATAAGACGCCGGAGGGCAGACGTTTGGGCGTCGCGGGAAGGGCGCCGATCAGAAGGCGGCTGACGGAGCTCAGGTGAAGTTTCCATGGAGCAGCATGACTTCTTTTGGGAGGAGGTAATGTGTTTTATTTGCTCTCGAGGTTTAGTGTAAGGAGAAATATAGGATGCTACTTGTCTTTGGCACAATGTAGCATAGGGCTTCTGGTTTCTTCTATTGTTTGTCAGAATTTCTATATGGGGTTTTTAAATTGCGCTGGATTGAATTTTCCCCTTTTGTTTTCCTTCAATTTCTTAGGAATATGAACGACTGGATTCTGTTTTGATATGTAATAGTGTTCATGAAATAAGTTTCATTTTCCTCAAATGTTTTCGGGATAATTAGTACTGGAATGTTTTGATgttaaatttttatgatttacCTGCAACAAGCTAGAACATTGATCTTCAAAATTCAAGTGATGGCTGTTCTATGTCATTTTCCAACATTTGAAAGTGTAGCCAAACATATTCCATTCAAGACCTTTATACCAGATGCAGTTCTAACTTAAATTAGACAAGAACAGGTAATTACACATTTTTCTGTGTCTGGAATTTAAGTGGCTTTTACATTGTTGGTTCATACTACAAGCAACACTACTGGCACTTGTAAAATCTGGAAGACTGCTGATCCAGATTATCAAAACTAAATAGTGGTAAAAATGAGGTATAAGAAATGTATCAACTTTTGGACTTCCATTGTTACATTGTCTCTGATTTTAGTGTTCAtcaaatatgaagaaaatgtaCAGTAAAGTGTCTATGAAAATTATGATGTAGTTTAACTTGGAAGTTTGGTTTCTGAATCTGCCCTTCTGAAGAGCTATTAAGAAACTCATGCGAACTCATGCAAATTATATAGGGCACTAGATGCTagagatcttgtttaactttctttTATGTTTTACTCAGTTATTCAACTTTACTTTATTCCCTCACGTTTTCAGTCAAAGTGTAAATGGACTTGGAATGCCATATTTTATGTTACAGGCCAGTAAGTTTGAATTAGTTGTGTGATGTGCTTGGGTTTAAACATTATCAAGCAACTaatttttaatgaaatgtgttgaTGTGAACATGTTAAGGTGAAATTTGTTGTTGTGAACATGTTAACAAGCATGTTAAGATGAAGTGTGTTGAATATATGAGGAACAAGCATCAGTATCATGTGGGTGTGGTTATAGACTTAGATGTAGTTTTAGGGTCATGTAGGGTGCTTTGTTCGCCTCTTTAACTCTTCTCTAGACACAACACAATTAGGAACTAAGTTGAATCAGGATTCGCGTAGTTCTGCCTTGGACAGCAATCTACAACCGGATGAATGCTATGGATAAAACATATTTGGAGAGGTAGCCATCGGAGATTACTTATATTTGAGTCAAAACATGAAATACTGAAAGTATCTTGCGTTACTGTTTAAGACTTAACATTATCTAGTTATTAGCGAACCTAATAACTAAACCCGGTTGGCTATAAATGCATTGCCATTTCTAGTGGTGAGTGTTTTGGAGGTTTtaggaaaatatatttaatgaaTTCATGATACTGATTGCCTGCGCCTGCGGAGTAAGCCACTTCTGCGACT carries:
- the LOC121791124 gene encoding general transcription and DNA repair factor IIH subunit TFB2-like, encoding MPQVRIVARNFMDMVASLPPVKLDKLYENSFICEAILRSLPPLAKKYVLLLLYIEGPVSAKWLEEWILADGASKHKVAIDRLIQLRVLTETVERKKEATYQFNPPFQRISRSTYCMGNNAVKRHCEASSTEELDAYAVEQWE
- the LOC121791122 gene encoding uncharacterized protein LOC121791122 → MGSRLGRRVVNFANLPIKLLMPSSFTNITEIALKTIPSASKIEIKRVLESLYGFEVEKVQTLNMEGKKKKYGGIVIARPDYKKAYVTLRSPLSINPELFPIPVVEEERKRKTKQSKLSIVEDPEAVKKSHWLDSARDNRRYKTPEGRRLGVAGRAPIRRRLTELR